A stretch of DNA from Nitrosopumilus zosterae:
ACTTTAGCTGAGCCACTAAAAGTTGAAATGAGTTTAAAAGATCTCTATGCTGGAGCAAAAGAAATTTCATTAGAGACTAGAGTTTTGAATCTTTCACCTGCAAAACAATTTTCAAGAAAAGATGGTTCTCCATTTTATCTTAGAACAATGACTGTATATGATGGAAATTCAACTGCAAGTGTAAAATTATGGGATGAAAAAGCAAACCTGCCTGGTGTTGAAAATCTAAAACCAGGAGATTTAATTAAAATCATCAAGGCTTATGTTAAATCAGATTTTGATGGGTCTCCAACAATAAACATTGGTTCTGGTTCAAATATTGAAACAGCTGATAGAGAAAGCGAAATTCCAACTATTGAATCCATTACAAAGGATGTTAGTGAATTGCAGGAAGGACAAAAAGATCTTGTTATTTCAGGCATGATTGATGGCGTAATCAGCGGAATGGAATTTACTAATTCTCGAGGCCAGCCTGGAAAAGCACTCAGAATGCGACTGAAAGGAAAAGACGGAAGTGGAATGAGAGTAGTGCTTTGGGGTAAAGATGAATCATCAATTCCAAATATGATTTCCCAGTCTGCAAAAGTAAGATTGCTTGGTGTCAAAGTAAAATCAGGAAACCAAGGTTTAGAAATTCATGGAAATGATGCAACAATTATCGAAATTGAAGGAGGAAAAGAAGCAGAGCCAGTAATTGCAAGAATTCTTTCCATGTCAACATCTGAGAATGGGAAGAATATGATTTTGGCAGTTGATAATAAGAAGAATCTATACAATATCAGTGATTTTTCAAATTCAACCAGTATTTGTGCAGAAGGTGATGTGATAGAATGTATGCCATCAAAGATATATGGAAATTCAATTACGCTGGACGATAACTCGTTTGTAAGAAAATTAGACAATGATGAATCTATTCCATCATTGTCTCAGATTAGAACAAAAATCAACGATGTCAAAGTTGATGGAAATTACTGCATTGAAGCAATAATCTTAAAAGTTCCTGAAAGACGCGAAGTTCAAACAAAAACTGGAGAATCAATATCACTTTCAGAAATGTTTGTAGAAGATGATACAGGTCAAATTTGGGTCAAAGGTTGGAGAAATCAAGCAAGACTAATTGACAAATGTGAATTAGGAGAAATTGTTTCAATCACAGGATTAAATGCAAAAGCAGGTCTTGAAGGTAGAATTGAATTATTTGTAACTGCATTTTCTAAAATTACCAAGAAAAATTAAGAATCCCAAAAACCTCTCGTTACAACATATTGTCTCTCTGCCTCGTAGATTTGTTTAAAGAGATGTTCTTCATCAACCATATTGCGTAAAATTCTTGCGGCAGTATCTGCGCCGACTCCATATCCAGACATTACAGTAATGGCAATTTTACCAAAATTTTCCACCAGAGATGAGACTTTCCAAGCACGATCATACTTGTGTTTTTCATCAGCAGATAGTTTTTTTCCTTCATGTTTTTTTCGAATAATTTTTGGAAGATCATAATCAGAGTGATAGGTGGCTGTGATTTGCCTTCCTTTACAATAAGGACAGATAAGGATATTTTTTACTTCATGTGTTTCAACTAAACGCTCCCATTTACCACACCGGGCACAAATTAGGCGATGTTTTGTTTTCTGAAGGCGAGTTTTTACAAGATCAAGAATGCCTTTATCAAGATTAGCAGGAGATGAGTAATATTTCGTTGTATGATCCAATATCGGCTCTGCTAATTTAGAAAATTGATCAACTTCTAACCACTTTATATGAATTTCATTCTCACGAATTTTTTTTAATATTTTATCAGAGTTTTTAAGATCATATTTGTCATGAAACAATTCACGTAGTGCTTCACGTACAAGTGCAGTTTTGGAATATCGCTCATACAAAAATCGGGCAGATTTTCTTTCATAGATTGCTCCACGTCCCACGATGCCAAATTTTTTAGCAACACACCAAGTTCGCCAATTTATATTATGAGTTCCTGCTAAAGATGCACCAATAATAGAGTGTAGATCATAGTCATCTTTTATAACTTCAGTGAAAAGTTTTTCTGAAATACGTGATCTTGAAGATAAAACAATTCTATAACCATCAGAACGTGAATCAACTATTGAACCTAATAATGAAGAAAGAAATGAGGAAAGCAGAGTAGATAAAGTAGAATTGATTTTAGTTCCAAAACACGAATGAATTACTATTGAACCTTGAGATCTGCTTGATTCAACAACAATGTTATTTTCGTCAGGTATTATATCAAAATTTAATTTCTCAATAAGTTTATTGTTTAACACAAGAGAACCATTCTTTGTTTTACTACGGAATTCACCTACTTTTCTTGCAGTTTTATAATCAATAGGAATACTTTCACCTTCCCAGTAAGGTACAGTTATGCCACCTCCTCGAAAGGGCTCAACATTTACAGTGAATGATTTTTCATCGACGTTCAAAATTCTCCACTGCGATCCTTTTAAAACAAAAATATTTCCAGAATCCCCAAAATCGCCAACAAATCTTTGATCTAATGATCCAATGATTTTTTTACCCACACTGTCAAAAACTTTGAATTTTAAAATATCTGGAATCGTAGAAAGATTCTCAAAATAATATTTGAATGAACGTCCCTTCTTCCAAAAAGTCATTTTTGTTCGATCAAAAAATATCAAATAATTGGAATCAAGCAAATCTAGCACATCTATAAGATCTTTGATTTGCAAATTCCTGAACGGATATGCTTTTGTAACTAAATCAAAAGCTTGTTCGATTGAAATTTCACCACATTGCATTGTCAGTCCAACTAAATGATGAGCTAAGACATCAAGTGAGCCATCATGAATTTTTTGTTCTTCAATTGAACCTTCTTTAATACGATCAAGTATTGCTTGTGCCTCAAATTCATCATCAGAATTATTAGTTATGATTAATCCTTGAGCTGACGCATCACGATTATGCCTGCTTCTTCCTATTCTTTGTACAAATTTTGAAACTTGTCTAGGCGAACCGTAATGAATTACTAATTCAACAGAACCAATATCCAGGCCTAATTCCAATGAAGAGGTACAGACAACAATTCCACGTTTTCCTTCACGCAAAGTAGATTCAGTTTCCTCTCTAACCTCTTTTGAGAGTGAACCGTGATGTAATTCAATAGGGATTGAAGATTTATCTTTCAAAATTGAAGCCAGAAATTCTGCCTCTCCTCTCGTATTAGTAAATAAAAGCACAGGGGAATCTAATTCTAACTCTAAAACATATTCAACAATTTTTTCAGCAACATCAGAGATTGTGCCTTCCACATATTTTATTTCAACGTCATATTTTCGTACAGATGTATCTCTAATAATCTCACACTTTCTTTTAGTACCAACAACAAATTTTCCCGCTTCTTCAAAATTCCCTACTGTAGCAGATAAACCTATTTTTGTGAGAGGGAATTTAGAGTTAAATTCCAATCTTTCAATACTAAGTGATAGTTGAGCGCCTCTTTCACTAGAAAGTAGTTCATGAACTTCATCAATTATTATCCATTCCAAATCAGATAATGCATCAAGCATTTTAATTTGGGTCAAAAGTATGACAAGAGTTTCTGGTGTTGTGATTAGAATGTCTGGAGGATTGTCAGTGATTTTTTTCCTATCTTTTTGTGTTGTATCCCCATGCCGGATTTCAATAGACAGTTCATTTTCGTGGGCATATTTTGTAATTCTTCTAAAAACATCGCGATTTAATGCGCGCAGGGGAGTAATATAGAGAGCTTTGATTTTGCCTTGTTTTTTTGATTTTTTCAAAATTGAAAAAATAGGAATGACAGAACATTCTGTTTTTCCGGAACCAGTTGGGGCAACAACTAGACAGTCTTTTTTTTGTAGAATAAAAGGTGAAGCTTGCTTCTGAATTTCAGTTAATTTAGAAAATCCAAATTTTGTAAATAAAGATTCAAGAATCTGATTTGTCTGTTGTGTTTCTTTGTAATCTTTCATAAGCAATAACACCTACCAATCCAAGTGCAAATAATACAACAGTGATTATTGGAATTGAATCAAAGATTCCTGCCATTAGACAAACTTTACGATTGACCGTTAAATATCTTCAGAATTATTAGTTAGTCCCAAGGTATTGATTGAATATGAAAAGTACTGTTTATCAAATGCTGAGTAGATTTGACCTTCAAATTTTGAGGATTTCTTAGAAAGATGGATTTTGATATGTGTAAAAGGATCAATGGCACTTTTCATATTTTCAACTTCTTGACCTTCAAGAATTCTAATCATATTAGTAATTACAATTGGAATTTTATTATTAATTGCAAATTTTGATAGTTGATTCATGTATTTCATAAACAACGAATTTTTTTCAAATATAGATTCTTCATTTTTGTATTCATATGAAAATAAATCAGTGATATTATCAATGACTATTAATGAGAAATGATTTTTTTTAAAATTATTAATTGATTTAATTTGTTCCGAAGTATTTCTTATTCTAGAGACTGTAATTTTGTCAAGAAAATCAAATTCTATTTCAGATTGTTTTTGAATTTCCAAAATTCTTTCAGGTCTAAACCCTCCGGTAGTATCCAAATACAAAACATTTCCACCATTTTTGATTGAATTCATACATAATTGTAAGAGAAACTGAGTTTTTCCAGTCCCATTGCCACCAAAAATATCAACAATTATGCCACCAGAAATTCCTCCAGACAAGAATTCATCTAATTTTTGTAAACCAGTAGAGATCATTTGTGTAATTATTAGAAAAAGAAGAAAAAATTTAAGGAATTTCAATTTTCACAAAGGAGGTAAGGCTTTTATTCTAGAGAAAAAAGTTTGAAAACAAGTGAACAATTAGTGTCCCAATCAAATAGTGCAAAAAGACCTCTAACAACTCTTCAAAAAAGTACAAAGAAGAAAGTTACAGTAAGACTGAAAAATGAAGTAGAGTACAAGGGAAAAATGGATAATGTTGATTCATACATGAATCTGATTATGACTGATGCTGAAGAGCTTCATGATGGTAAAACAATTGCAAATTATGGAAGAGTAATCGTAAGAGGCAACAACGTATTATTCATCAAACTAGAAAATGAACTCTAGTTAACAGTGTGATTTTATGACCAATAGTTTTCTATTTACATCTGAATCAGTAACAGAAGGACATCCAGATAAAATATGTGACAATATTTCTGATGCATTCTTAGATGAGTTTCTAAAACAAGATCCAGATTCAAGAGTGGCAGTGGAGACAATGGTCACCACAGATTTTGTAGCAGTTGCAGGAGAGGTAACATCTAAAGCAAATTTTGATAAAAAAGCTCAAGAAGAATTAGTTAGAAAAACAATTAGGGATATCGGATATAACAACAAAGACTTGATGTTTGATACAGAAACTTGTGAAGTGACTTTGCGTCTTCATTCCCAAAGTCCAGACATCAGTCAGGGCGTTACAGCTACCAAGGAAAAAGAACAAGGTGCAGGAGATCAAGGATTAATGTTTGGATATGCTACAAACGAAACAAAAGAACTCATGCCAATGCCAATTTTACTTTCACAAAAACTTGCACAGAAATTAGCAGAGGTCAGGAAAAACAATATTCTTCCTTGGGCTAGACCTGATGGAAAAACACAAGTCTCTGTAAGGTATGAAGACAACAAACCAATAAGAATTGAGACTGTTGTAGTTTCAACACAGCATGCTCCAGAAATTTCTCAAGAAGAGATTGCAAAGGAAGTCATCGACAAAGTAATCAAACCTGTTCTAGGAAATCTTTGGAATGATGAAATTAAAATCCACATAAATCCAACAGGGAAGTTTGTAATTGGCGGCCCACATGGAGATGCAGGTTTAACTGGAAGAAAAATTATTGTTGATACCTATGGAGGATTCGGAAGACATGGGGGAGGAGCTTTTTCAGGAAAGGATCCATCCAAAGTTGATAGATCTGCATGTTACATGTGTAGATATATTGCAAAAAATCTTGTTGCAGCAGAACTAGCTGATAGGTGTGAAGTACAACTTGCATATGCAATAGGAGTTGCAGAACCAGTATCACTTTATGTCAATACTTTTGGAACAAATAAGATTCCAGAAAATGAAATAGAAAAATTAGTCAGAAAGAATTTTGATATGAAACCATCAGGTATTATCTCTCAATTAGATTTGAAAAGACCAATTTACAAAAAAACGGCATCATACGGTCACTTTGGAAGAAATGAGCCTGAATTTACTTGGGAAAAAACAGACAAGGCTGAAACATTAAAGCAGTCTGCTGGACTCTAATAATTCTACAACAGACTCAAAATTTATTCCAGTTAATTTTTTTAGTTTGTTGTGATTGCCCCTGAAATTACCAATAAGAATATTGAGATCATCTATTCCAAAATCTGATTTTGGGTTAGTAATAGCATCATGATAAGAATCTTCTAAATTTATTTTTTTAATCCTGGTGTTTGTTCTTTTTGAGAATAATCTAACATATTCTTCAAAGCTGATATTATCAGGACCTACAAGATCAATTATTCTGTTTCGGTACTTTGTTTCAGTAATTGATTTGAAAATAATTTTTACAACATCATTAATGT
This window harbors:
- a CDS encoding single-stranded DNA-binding protein, which gives rise to MSKLLELKPELTKEDVEEQIKLKKEKIGAGYLTDQGALFLIASDFGVTLAEPLKVEMSLKDLYAGAKEISLETRVLNLSPAKQFSRKDGSPFYLRTMTVYDGNSTASVKLWDEKANLPGVENLKPGDLIKIIKAYVKSDFDGSPTINIGSGSNIETADRESEIPTIESITKDVSELQEGQKDLVISGMIDGVISGMEFTNSRGQPGKALRMRLKGKDGSGMRVVLWGKDESSIPNMISQSAKVRLLGVKVKSGNQGLEIHGNDATIIEIEGGKEAEPVIARILSMSTSENGKNMILAVDNKKNLYNISDFSNSTSICAEGDVIECMPSKIYGNSITLDDNSFVRKLDNDESIPSLSQIRTKINDVKVDGNYCIEAIILKVPERREVQTKTGESISLSEMFVEDDTGQIWVKGWRNQARLIDKCELGEIVSITGLNAKAGLEGRIELFVTAFSKITKKN
- a CDS encoding U6 snRNA-associated Sm-like protein LSm6, coding for MKTSEQLVSQSNSAKRPLTTLQKSTKKKVTVRLKNEVEYKGKMDNVDSYMNLIMTDAEELHDGKTIANYGRVIVRGNNVLFIKLENEL
- a CDS encoding DEAD/DEAH box helicase produces the protein MKDYKETQQTNQILESLFTKFGFSKLTEIQKQASPFILQKKDCLVVAPTGSGKTECSVIPIFSILKKSKKQGKIKALYITPLRALNRDVFRRITKYAHENELSIEIRHGDTTQKDRKKITDNPPDILITTPETLVILLTQIKMLDALSDLEWIIIDEVHELLSSERGAQLSLSIERLEFNSKFPLTKIGLSATVGNFEEAGKFVVGTKRKCEIIRDTSVRKYDVEIKYVEGTISDVAEKIVEYVLELELDSPVLLFTNTRGEAEFLASILKDKSSIPIELHHGSLSKEVREETESTLREGKRGIVVCTSSLELGLDIGSVELVIHYGSPRQVSKFVQRIGRSRHNRDASAQGLIITNNSDDEFEAQAILDRIKEGSIEEQKIHDGSLDVLAHHLVGLTMQCGEISIEQAFDLVTKAYPFRNLQIKDLIDVLDLLDSNYLIFFDRTKMTFWKKGRSFKYYFENLSTIPDILKFKVFDSVGKKIIGSLDQRFVGDFGDSGNIFVLKGSQWRILNVDEKSFTVNVEPFRGGGITVPYWEGESIPIDYKTARKVGEFRSKTKNGSLVLNNKLIEKLNFDIIPDENNIVVESSRSQGSIVIHSCFGTKINSTLSTLLSSFLSSLLGSIVDSRSDGYRIVLSSRSRISEKLFTEVIKDDYDLHSIIGASLAGTHNINWRTWCVAKKFGIVGRGAIYERKSARFLYERYSKTALVREALRELFHDKYDLKNSDKILKKIRENEIHIKWLEVDQFSKLAEPILDHTTKYYSSPANLDKGILDLVKTRLQKTKHRLICARCGKWERLVETHEVKNILICPYCKGRQITATYHSDYDLPKIIRKKHEGKKLSADEKHKYDRAWKVSSLVENFGKIAITVMSGYGVGADTAARILRNMVDEEHLFKQIYEAERQYVVTRGFWDS
- the metK gene encoding methionine adenosyltransferase — translated: MTNSFLFTSESVTEGHPDKICDNISDAFLDEFLKQDPDSRVAVETMVTTDFVAVAGEVTSKANFDKKAQEELVRKTIRDIGYNNKDLMFDTETCEVTLRLHSQSPDISQGVTATKEKEQGAGDQGLMFGYATNETKELMPMPILLSQKLAQKLAEVRKNNILPWARPDGKTQVSVRYEDNKPIRIETVVVSTQHAPEISQEEIAKEVIDKVIKPVLGNLWNDEIKIHINPTGKFVIGGPHGDAGLTGRKIIVDTYGGFGRHGGGAFSGKDPSKVDRSACYMCRYIAKNLVAAELADRCEVQLAYAIGVAEPVSLYVNTFGTNKIPENEIEKLVRKNFDMKPSGIISQLDLKRPIYKKTASYGHFGRNEPEFTWEKTDKAETLKQSAGL
- a CDS encoding ATPase domain-containing protein: MISTGLQKLDEFLSGGISGGIIVDIFGGNGTGKTQFLLQLCMNSIKNGGNVLYLDTTGGFRPERILEIQKQSEIEFDFLDKITVSRIRNTSEQIKSINNFKKNHFSLIVIDNITDLFSYEYKNEESIFEKNSLFMKYMNQLSKFAINNKIPIVITNMIRILEGQEVENMKSAIDPFTHIKIHLSKKSSKFEGQIYSAFDKQYFSYSINTLGLTNNSEDI